A single Loxodonta africana isolate mLoxAfr1 chromosome 24, mLoxAfr1.hap2, whole genome shotgun sequence DNA region contains:
- the MYL9 gene encoding myosin regulatory light polypeptide 9, which translates to MSSKRAKAKTTKKRPQRATSNVFAMFDQSQIQEFKEAFNMIDQNRDGFIDKEDLHDMLASMGKNPTDEYLEGMMSEAPGPINFTMFLTMFGEKLNGTDPEDVIRNAFACFDEDASGFIHEDHLRELLTTMGDRFTDEEVDEMYREAPIDKKGNFNYVEFTRILKHGAKDKDD; encoded by the exons ATGTCCAGCAAACGGGCCAAGGCCAAGACCACCAAGAAGCGACCGCAGAGGGCCACTTCCAATGTCTTTGCAATGTTTGACCAGTCCCAGATCCAGGAGTTTAAGGAGGCCTTCAACATGATCGACCAGAACCGCGACGGCTTCATTGACAAGGAGGACCTGCACGACATGCTGGCCTCGATGG GGAAGAACCCCACAGATGAGTACCTGGAGGGCATGATGAGTGAGGCTCCCGGGCCCATCAACTTCACCATGTTTCTCACCATGTTTGGGGAGAAGCTGAACGGCACAGACCCTGAGGACGTGATCCGCAACGCCTTCGCCTGCTTCGACGAGGATGCCTCAG GTTTCATCCACGAGGACCACCTACGGGAGCTGCTTACCACCATGGGTGACCggttcacagatgaggaagtggATGAGATGTACCGTGAGGCGCCCATCGATAAAAAGGGCAACTTCAACTATGTGGAGTTCACCCGCATCCTCAAACACGGCGCCAAGGACAAGGATGACTAG